The Dromaius novaehollandiae isolate bDroNov1 chromosome 5, bDroNov1.hap1, whole genome shotgun sequence genome window below encodes:
- the PAX9 gene encoding paired box protein Pax-9 isoform X4 produces MHGDRSCLRKTCREPAFGEVNQLGGVFVNGRPLPNAIRLRIVELAQLGIRPCDISRQLRVSHGCVSKILARYNETGSILPGAIGGSKPRVTTPTVVKHIRTYKQRDPGIFAWEIRDRLLADGVCDKYNVPSVSSISRILRNKIGNLSQQSHYESYKQHQPPPQPALPYNHIYSYPSPIAAAGAKVPTPPGVPAIPGAMAMPRTWPSSHSVTDILGIRSITDQAVSDTSPYPSPKVEEWSSLGRNSFPPAAQHAVNGLEKSSLEQEAKYSQVKRERGAGADAQGV; encoded by the exons ATGCACGGAGACAGGAGCTGTCTGCGGAAAACATGCCGAG AACCTGCCTTCGGGGAAGTGAACCAGCTCGGGGGGGTGTTTGTCAACGGGAGACCCCTGCCCAATGCCATCAGGCTGCGGATTGTGGAACTGGCGCAACTGGGTATCCGGCCGTGCGACATCAGCCGGCAACTGCGCGTTTCCCACGGCTGTGTCAGCAAGATCCTGGCTCGCTACAACGAGACCGGCTCCATCCTACCGGGGGCTATCGGAGGCAGCAAGCCTCGGGTCACCACCCCCACGGTGGTGAAACATATCCGGACCTACAAACAAAGGGACCCGGGCATCTTCGCCTGGGAGATCCGGGATCGCCTGCTGGCTGACGGCGTCTGTGACAAGTACAACGTGCCGTCGGTCAGCTCCATCAGCCGCATCCTCCGCAACAAAATCGGGAACCTGTCTCAGCAGAGTCACTACGAATCGTACAAGCAGCaccagccgccgccgcagccggctCTGCCCTACAACCACATCTACTCCTACCCCAGCCCCATCGCTGCTGCAGGAGCCAAGGTGCCCACGCCGCCCGGGGTGCCCGCCATCCCCGGCGCCATGGCCATGCCCCGCACCTGGCCGTCCTCCCACTCGGTGACGGACATCCTGGGCATCCGCTCCATCACGGACCAAG CAGTGAGCGACACGTCGCCTTACCCCAGCCCCAAGGTGGAGGAGTGGAGCAGCCTGGGCCGAAACAGCTTCCCCCCCGCGGCCCAGCACGCCGTGAACGGGCTGGAGAAGAGCTCCCTGGAGCAGGAGGCCAAGTACAGCCAGGTAAAGAGAGAGCGAGGGGCGGGCGCGGATGCACAGGGCGTCTGA